The Bacteroidota bacterium DNA segment CTTTACAACCGACTTTTTGGCATCGGCATCCACGGCAACGGCACGGACGGTCACCGTTGGGTTGGCAGAGAACGGAGCAGTATAGGTCAGGCGGGTACCGCTGGTTGAAGGATCGCTTCCATCAAGCGTGTAATACACGGTATAAGGTGCACGGCCGCTTGAGGGAGTCAGAGTGACGGTAACAGGTCCGGAAACACTTCCGCCAACCGGTGAAATGGCAATTTCAGGATCCGCTGGTCCGAGGTTGTAATCACTGGGAACCCAGATGGCATAAGAGTTGGCGTTAGAGTTAATCGGAGCACGGCCATCAGACATAACGGTGATGGTATTGGTGTGGCGACCGGTAATGTCTTTCAGGGTCTTGCCGGGCCATTGGGTGGTAACCCAAACGGTGATATTACGTGAACTGTGCTTGTTGATGGCAACGATGAGACCGGTTTTACCACCGATACCGCCGCGCTGAGCCACATACATTTGCTTGGGATCATCTCCGGCGTTGGTCCATACCGGACTTCCATCACGGGACAGAATGGTGTACGCACCATTGCTGAATTGTTTGCGGATTTGTACCAGTTTGAAAATTTCATCTTTCATGCCATACCGATACACATCATGATACCAGATCTGCGCATTGGTTGGCAGGGTCAGCATGTGGGCATAGAGAAGGTTCTTTTTATTGGTAATCGGATTGTGGCCATCAATGGTGACTTTTCCTTCCCAGTTAATCCGGTCGAAATCGTGGTTTTCGATGAAGGACCAGATTTTTTCGTAAGGAATGCCATAAATCCGGTGAAGACCGGCATCCTGCAAGGCCCAGCGGGCATCATAGGCGTCGCCGCCATTGGAAAGGTCCTGATAGCGGTAACGGAGTTCGAAATCGAAAGCGCCGGGGGCTTTATCAACAGGTCCGCCCGAACCGCTGTAGGAAATTCCGGAAGAAGTCTGACGCAGCCATTCCTGTGCGGCAGGAGCGGAATCCCAATGCTCACCAACCGAAGGTTTACCGCGCATGGCACCGTAATTCAGCCAGCGTTTCATGTACTCAGGGTGAATTCCCTTTACGAAATCAAAACGATATCCATCCAGGCCGAGTTCGCGGGTAACCCAGTCACCCCAAACCATCAGGGAATCACCCATGGGAAGGTTTCCGCCGCTTCCATTGTGAAGGGCCACATCATAGGCGAACCAGTTGGTATACATTTTCATGCGGGCGCCCAGCTGATCTTCGCTGTAAAAATCGCCGGTATTGCCGGGATTCACAGCAGCATTCGGATAGTAGTTATTGTATCCGTTGGATGAGTGTGCAATACGGCCTGAACCTTTGGAAAGAGGGAATTTGGTCCAGGTATTGCTGTTGGTGT contains these protein-coding regions:
- a CDS encoding DUF1939 domain-containing protein — its product is MKRLVTMMLLVLGLAGSLTAQDKTMLQGFYWDVTPGGVWWDQLAAKAPELSAAGFDILWIPPFYKGQNGTFDVGYTPYDYYDLGNYNSKGGDNFNDGNTVETRYGSKTELKTMINAYHAVSMQIWGDMVLNHRSGGTLEANPYTNSNTWTKFPLSKGSGRIAHSSNGYNNYYPNAAVNPGNTGDFYSEDQLGARMKMYTNWFAYDVALHNGSGGNLPMGDSLMVWGDWVTRELGLDGYRFDFVKGIHPEYMKRWLNYGAMRGKPSVGEHWDSAPAAQEWLRQTSSGISYSGSGGPVDKAPGAFDFELRYRYQDLSNGGDAYDARWALQDAGLHRIYGIPYEKIWSFIENHDFDRINWEGKVTIDGHNPITNKKNLLYAHMLTLPTNAQIWYHDVYRYGMKDEIFKLVQIRKQFSNGAYTILSRDGSPVWTNAGDDPKQMYVAQRGGIGGKTGLIVAINKHSSRNITVWVTTQWPGKTLKDITGRHTNTITVMSDGRAPINSNANSYAIWVPSDYNLGPADPEIAISPVGGSVSGPVTVTLTPSSGRAPYTVYYTLDGSDPSTSGTRLTYTAPFSANPTVTVRAVAVDADAKKSVVKSETYTLVSTSFTVRFKKPTTWGTNVNVHYWNKLPGGTASTWPGVAMTAEANSWFKYTFTGTTSTNLLFVDPANTSNKTVDLSRSSDGWYKDGAWYTSNPDNNPPVLTVNPASQT